One region of Streptomyces subrutilus genomic DNA includes:
- a CDS encoding type I polyketide synthase: MATDEKLLKYLKRVTTELHHLKKQGSSHADEPIAIVGMACRLPGGVAGPGDLWQLVSEGRDAVAGFPEDRGWELDGLFHPDPDHPGTSYCDQGGFLRGAGQFDAGFFGISPREALAMDPQQRLLLETSWEALEGAGIDPVSLKGTDVGVFSGVCSQGYGSGGGAIAPELESFTGTGVAPSVASGRVSYVFGFEGPAVTVDTACSSSLVAMHLAAQALRAGECSVALAGGAMVMSTPGTFVAFSRQRGMAADGRCKAFADGANGMGLAEGAGVVVLERLSVARERGHRILAVLRASAVNQDGASNGLTAPNGPSQQRVIRKALASAGLVAADVDVVEAHGTGTALGDPIEAQALLATYGQGRDPERPLWLGSLKSNIGHTQAAAGVASVIKMVEALRHGVMPPTLHVETPTTEVDWTAGAVELLTEARQWPQNGDKPRRAGVSSFGISGTNAHLILEEAPAEEAESVSPEQAPAGVVPLVVSARSAGSLAGQAGRLASHLESRAAELSLPGVAGALLSGRAVFGDRAVVLAESTEEAVARLGALARGESAAGVVSGSAAGSGAQGKAVWVFSGQGSQRVGMGRELYARYPLFAEALDEACEQLDACLAGWVDHPVRAVVLGEVPGSAALLDQTVFTQAGLFAVESALFRLVESWGVRPDAVIGHSVGEITAAYAAGALSLRDAARLVATRGRLMQALPPGGAMVAVAATEDEVAPLLGEGVEIAAVNGPSSIVLSGEEEVVLAAADRMRQRGHKTKRLAVSHAFHSLRMEPMLAEFAAELTAVEWQAPVIPVVSNVTGRLAEPGELADPQYWAGHVRRPVRFAEGIAAAVEYGGTLFVEMGPSGALTGLVEETAAAAGAEVLCVAALRDNRPEEQALLTAMAELFVRGVELDWAGVLPAGAASARVDLPTYAFEHQHYWLRTGGAATDAASLGQATADHPLLGAVVRLPQSDGLVFTSRLSLRSHPWLADHAVGGVVIVPGTGLVELAVRAGDEAGCGVLEELVIEAPLVLPEQGGVRLQVAVGAAGENGARTVEVYSQREDAADGDGADAWTRHATGMVSAAGQPGGHGTRFDFAAWPPAGAQPVEVGDFYGGLVERGYGYGPAFQGLRAVWRRGEELFAEVALPEEQTKEAAEFGIHPALLDAALHTGMFSTPTGAAAEEAGEAVLPFAWNGLELHAAGASALRVRLVAGGPGAVSLQAADETGGLVVTLDSLVSRPVSAEQLGAAADTAVADSLFQVEWTELAAVQRPEVSPASVAAVATADDVAALADGVAAGAGVPAVAVLEAVGGEGEDAVLALTSRVLGVVQAWLAGSGLEESRLLVVTRGAVPAGDGAVTDPAGAAVWGLVRAAQAENPDRIILIDTDPATGEGAEAVLGAVLSSGEPQIAVRGGALSAPRLIRTAGPVVDGAPAFGPEGTVLITGGTGSLGALVARHLVSHHGVRHLVLASRRGPDAEGAAELVHELTEQGAAVSVVACDVSDRDQAAALVASVPAEHRLTGVVHTAGVLDDGVIGALTPERLAGVFAPKVDAVRHLDELTRGLDLDAFIVFSSASGVFGSAGQGNYAAANAFLDGLMAHRRAAGLPGLSLAWGLWEQTTGMTADLSAVDQARINRGGALAITAVEGMELFDAGAVSGQALLVPIKLDLRGARAGAAAGSGVPHLLRSLVRAGRQQARAGSADDGGLVRRLAGLAAAEQEALLLELVRAQAAVVLGHSGPGGVRPEMAFKDAGFDSLTFDSLTSVELRNRVREATGLKLPATLVFDYPTPLALARYLLEEFGDAATGASEAAVAAVADPDEPIAIVGMACRLPGDVTGPEDLWRLVREGREGMSSFPDDRGWDLDGLFDPDPDSAGTSYTSQGGFVRGAGLFDAGFFGISPREALAMDPQQRLLLETSWEALEGVGIDPFPLKGTDVGVFAGVSSQGYGAGVVAPELEGFASTGTASSVASGRVSYVFGFEGPAVTVDTACSSSLVAMHLAAQALRQGECSMALAGGATVMATPVSFVEFSRQRGLAGDGRCKAFADGADGTGWAEGVGGGAGAAVGGAGARPPGLAVLRGSAVNQDGASNGLTAPTAPRSSA; encoded by the coding sequence ATGGCCACGGACGAAAAGCTCCTCAAGTACCTGAAGCGCGTCACGACCGAGCTGCACCACCTGAAGAAGCAGGGCTCGAGCCACGCTGACGAGCCGATCGCGATAGTCGGCATGGCCTGCCGCCTGCCGGGCGGTGTGGCGGGGCCGGGTGACTTGTGGCAGCTGGTGTCCGAGGGCCGGGACGCGGTGGCGGGGTTCCCCGAGGACCGGGGCTGGGAGCTGGACGGGCTGTTCCACCCGGATCCCGACCACCCGGGCACCTCGTACTGCGATCAGGGCGGGTTCCTGCGGGGGGCGGGGCAGTTCGACGCGGGGTTCTTCGGGATCTCGCCGCGCGAGGCCCTCGCCATGGACCCCCAGCAGCGGCTCCTGCTGGAGACCTCCTGGGAGGCGCTGGAGGGCGCCGGCATCGACCCCGTCTCGCTGAAGGGCACCGACGTCGGTGTGTTCTCCGGGGTGTGCAGCCAGGGCTACGGGTCCGGCGGCGGTGCCATCGCGCCCGAGCTGGAGAGCTTCACGGGGACGGGTGTGGCCCCCAGCGTGGCCTCCGGCCGGGTGTCGTACGTCTTCGGTTTCGAGGGGCCGGCCGTCACCGTGGACACGGCGTGTTCCTCCTCGCTGGTGGCCATGCACCTGGCAGCGCAGGCGCTGCGGGCCGGCGAGTGCTCGGTGGCGCTGGCCGGCGGCGCGATGGTGATGTCGACGCCGGGCACCTTCGTGGCGTTCTCCCGGCAGCGGGGCATGGCCGCCGACGGCCGGTGCAAGGCGTTCGCGGACGGCGCCAACGGCATGGGCCTGGCCGAGGGCGCGGGTGTGGTGGTGCTGGAGCGGCTGTCGGTGGCGCGGGAGCGCGGCCACCGGATCCTGGCGGTACTGCGTGCCAGTGCGGTCAACCAGGACGGCGCGTCCAACGGCCTGACCGCGCCGAACGGCCCCTCGCAGCAGCGGGTCATCCGCAAGGCGCTGGCCAGTGCCGGTCTGGTGGCCGCGGACGTGGACGTGGTCGAGGCACACGGTACGGGTACGGCACTGGGCGACCCGATCGAGGCGCAGGCACTGCTGGCCACCTACGGCCAGGGCCGCGACCCGGAACGGCCGCTGTGGCTGGGCTCGTTGAAGTCGAACATCGGCCACACGCAGGCGGCCGCGGGCGTGGCCAGTGTGATCAAGATGGTCGAGGCACTGCGCCACGGCGTGATGCCTCCCACCCTGCACGTGGAGACGCCCACCACCGAGGTGGACTGGACCGCGGGTGCGGTGGAGCTGCTGACCGAGGCGCGGCAGTGGCCGCAGAACGGTGACAAGCCGCGCCGGGCCGGCGTCTCCTCGTTCGGCATCAGCGGGACCAACGCGCACCTGATCCTCGAAGAGGCGCCCGCCGAGGAGGCCGAGAGCGTCTCGCCGGAGCAGGCGCCCGCCGGTGTGGTGCCGCTGGTGGTTTCCGCGCGCAGTGCCGGTTCGCTGGCCGGTCAGGCCGGACGGCTGGCGTCGCACCTGGAGTCGCGTGCTGCCGAGCTGTCGCTGCCGGGCGTGGCCGGGGCGCTGCTGTCGGGCCGCGCGGTCTTCGGTGACCGCGCGGTCGTGCTCGCCGAGTCCACGGAGGAGGCGGTGGCGCGGCTGGGTGCGCTGGCGCGCGGAGAGAGCGCGGCCGGTGTGGTCTCGGGCAGCGCTGCCGGTTCGGGCGCCCAGGGCAAGGCCGTGTGGGTGTTCTCGGGCCAGGGCTCGCAGCGCGTGGGCATGGGCCGGGAGCTGTACGCCCGGTATCCGCTCTTCGCGGAGGCACTGGACGAGGCGTGCGAGCAGCTGGACGCGTGCCTGGCCGGATGGGTCGACCACCCGGTGCGGGCTGTGGTTCTGGGCGAGGTGCCGGGCAGCGCCGCCCTGCTGGACCAGACCGTGTTCACGCAGGCGGGGCTCTTCGCGGTGGAGAGCGCGCTGTTCCGGCTGGTCGAGTCCTGGGGGGTGCGGCCGGACGCCGTGATCGGGCATTCGGTCGGTGAGATCACCGCCGCCTACGCGGCCGGTGCGCTGTCGTTGCGGGACGCGGCGCGGCTGGTCGCGACCCGGGGCCGGCTGATGCAGGCGCTGCCGCCCGGCGGCGCGATGGTGGCGGTGGCGGCCACCGAGGACGAGGTCGCCCCCCTGCTCGGTGAGGGCGTGGAGATCGCGGCGGTCAACGGCCCGTCCTCGATCGTCCTGTCCGGAGAGGAAGAGGTGGTCCTCGCCGCCGCCGACCGGATGCGGCAGCGGGGACACAAGACGAAGCGGCTCGCGGTCTCGCACGCGTTCCACTCCCTGCGGATGGAGCCGATGCTGGCCGAGTTCGCCGCGGAGCTCACCGCCGTCGAGTGGCAGGCGCCGGTGATCCCGGTGGTCTCCAACGTGACCGGGCGCCTGGCCGAGCCGGGCGAGCTCGCCGACCCGCAGTACTGGGCCGGGCACGTGCGGAGGCCCGTGCGGTTCGCCGAGGGCATCGCGGCCGCGGTGGAGTACGGCGGCACGCTGTTCGTGGAGATGGGGCCGAGCGGGGCGCTGACCGGCCTGGTCGAGGAGACGGCCGCCGCCGCGGGAGCCGAGGTCCTCTGCGTCGCGGCCCTGCGCGACAACCGCCCGGAGGAGCAGGCCCTGCTGACGGCGATGGCCGAGCTGTTCGTCCGCGGCGTGGAGCTGGACTGGGCCGGGGTGCTGCCCGCCGGCGCGGCGTCCGCCCGTGTGGACCTGCCGACGTACGCCTTCGAGCACCAGCACTACTGGCTCCGGACGGGCGGCGCGGCCACGGACGCCGCGTCCCTGGGACAGGCGACGGCCGATCACCCGCTGCTGGGCGCGGTGGTGCGCCTGCCGCAGTCCGACGGGCTGGTCTTCACCTCGCGGCTCTCGCTGCGGTCGCACCCGTGGCTGGCCGACCACGCCGTCGGCGGCGTCGTCATCGTGCCGGGCACCGGGCTGGTGGAGCTGGCCGTACGCGCCGGCGACGAGGCCGGCTGCGGCGTGCTGGAAGAGCTGGTCATCGAGGCACCGCTGGTTTTGCCCGAGCAGGGCGGCGTGCGGCTCCAGGTCGCGGTGGGCGCGGCGGGCGAGAACGGTGCGCGCACGGTGGAGGTGTACTCCCAGCGCGAGGACGCCGCCGACGGGGACGGCGCGGACGCCTGGACGCGGCACGCCACGGGCATGGTGTCGGCTGCCGGTCAGCCGGGCGGGCACGGTACCCGGTTCGACTTCGCGGCCTGGCCGCCGGCGGGCGCGCAGCCGGTCGAGGTCGGAGACTTCTACGGCGGTCTGGTCGAGCGCGGCTACGGGTACGGTCCGGCGTTCCAGGGCCTGCGGGCGGTGTGGCGGCGCGGCGAGGAGCTCTTCGCCGAGGTCGCCCTGCCCGAGGAACAGACGAAGGAGGCCGCCGAGTTCGGTATCCACCCCGCGCTGCTGGACGCCGCCCTGCACACGGGAATGTTCAGCACCCCGACGGGCGCGGCGGCCGAGGAGGCCGGCGAGGCGGTACTGCCGTTCGCGTGGAACGGGCTGGAACTGCACGCCGCGGGCGCCTCGGCGCTGCGGGTGCGGCTGGTGGCCGGTGGGCCCGGCGCCGTATCACTGCAGGCCGCGGACGAGACCGGCGGCCTGGTGGTGACGCTGGACTCGCTGGTGTCCCGCCCGGTGTCCGCCGAACAGCTGGGCGCCGCGGCCGACACGGCCGTCGCCGACTCGCTGTTCCAGGTGGAGTGGACCGAACTCGCTGCGGTTCAGAGGCCGGAGGTCTCGCCGGCGTCGGTGGCGGCGGTGGCCACCGCCGATGATGTGGCGGCGCTGGCCGACGGTGTCGCAGCGGGTGCCGGTGTGCCCGCGGTGGCGGTGCTGGAAGCGGTGGGCGGCGAGGGCGAGGACGCCGTACTGGCGCTGACCTCCCGCGTCCTGGGCGTCGTCCAGGCGTGGCTGGCCGGGAGCGGGCTGGAGGAGTCGCGGCTTCTCGTGGTGACGCGCGGGGCGGTCCCCGCCGGTGACGGCGCCGTGACCGACCCGGCCGGAGCTGCGGTCTGGGGTCTGGTGCGCGCCGCGCAGGCCGAGAACCCCGACCGGATCATCCTGATCGACACCGACCCGGCCACCGGCGAAGGAGCGGAGGCCGTCCTGGGTGCGGTGCTCAGCAGCGGCGAGCCCCAGATCGCCGTCCGCGGCGGGGCCCTGTCGGCTCCCCGGCTCATTCGTACGGCCGGTCCCGTCGTGGACGGCGCACCGGCGTTCGGGCCCGAGGGAACGGTCCTGATCACGGGCGGTACCGGTTCGCTCGGCGCTCTCGTGGCCCGGCACCTGGTCTCCCACCACGGCGTACGGCACCTGGTGCTGGCCAGCCGCCGGGGACCGGACGCGGAAGGTGCGGCGGAGCTGGTCCACGAACTCACCGAGCAGGGCGCCGCGGTGTCGGTGGTGGCCTGTGACGTGTCCGACCGTGACCAGGCGGCGGCCCTGGTGGCCTCCGTACCGGCCGAGCACCGCCTGACCGGTGTCGTCCACACCGCCGGTGTACTGGACGACGGCGTGATCGGAGCCCTGACGCCCGAGCGGCTGGCGGGCGTCTTCGCACCGAAGGTCGACGCGGTGCGCCACCTCGACGAGCTGACGCGGGGCCTGGACCTCGACGCGTTCATCGTGTTCTCGTCCGCCTCGGGCGTGTTCGGGTCCGCCGGTCAGGGCAACTACGCGGCGGCGAACGCCTTCCTGGACGGGCTGATGGCCCACCGCCGGGCGGCGGGCCTGCCGGGCCTGTCGCTGGCCTGGGGCCTGTGGGAGCAGACCACCGGCATGACCGCCGACCTCAGCGCCGTCGACCAGGCACGGATCAACCGTGGCGGTGCCCTGGCGATCACGGCGGTGGAGGGCATGGAGCTGTTCGACGCCGGCGCGGTGTCCGGGCAGGCACTGCTCGTCCCCATCAAGCTGGACCTGCGGGGAGCTCGGGCCGGGGCGGCGGCCGGCAGCGGGGTGCCGCACCTGTTGCGCAGCCTGGTCCGGGCGGGCCGGCAGCAGGCACGAGCGGGATCCGCCGACGACGGCGGGCTGGTCCGCCGGCTGGCCGGACTCGCTGCGGCCGAACAGGAGGCGCTGCTGCTGGAGCTGGTGCGGGCGCAGGCCGCGGTCGTGCTCGGGCACAGCGGGCCGGGCGGTGTGCGGCCGGAGATGGCGTTCAAGGACGCCGGGTTCGATTCGCTCACCTTCGATTCGCTCACCTCGGTCGAGCTGCGCAACCGGGTGCGCGAGGCGACGGGTCTGAAGCTCCCCGCCACGCTGGTATTCGACTACCCCACCCCGCTCGCCCTGGCCCGCTACCTCCTCGAGGAGTTCGGCGACGCGGCGACCGGTGCGTCCGAGGCGGCCGTGGCCGCCGTCGCGGATCCTGACGAGCCGATCGCGATCGTCGGGATGGCCTGCCGGCTGCCCGGCGATGTCACCGGTCCCGAGGACCTGTGGAGGCTGGTGCGCGAGGGGCGTGAGGGCATGTCCTCCTTCCCGGACGACCGGGGCTGGGACCTGGACGGTCTGTTCGACCCCGACCCGGACAGCGCGGGCACCTCGTACACCAGCCAGGGCGGCTTCGTACGGGGCGCGGGCCTCTTCGACGCGGGGTTCTTCGGGATCTCGCCGCGCGAGGCCCTCGCCATGGACCCCCAGCAGCGACTGCTGCTGGAAACCTCCTGGGAGGCGCTGGAAGGGGTCGGCATCGACCCGTTCCCCCTGAAGGGCACCGATGTCGGCGTGTTCGCGGGCGTGTCCAGCCAGGGCTACGGGGCCGGTGTGGTCGCACCGGAACTGGAAGGCTTCGCGAGCACCGGTACCGCGTCGAGCGTGGCCTCGGGCCGCGTCTCGTACGTGTTCGGCTTCGAGGGCCCTGCGGTCACGGTGGACACGGCGTGCTCCTCGTCCCTCGTGGCGATGCACCTGGCCGCGCAGGCGCTCCGGCAGGGCGAGTGCTCGATGGCGCTGGCCGGCGGCGCGACGGTCATGGCGACCCCCGTTTCCTTCGTGGAGTTCTCCCGGCAGCGGGGCCTGGCCGGAGACGGCCGCTGCAAGGCCTTCGCCGACGGCGCGGACGGCACCGGATGGGCCGAAGGCGTGGGTGGTGGTGCTGGAGCGGCTGTCGGTGGCGCGGGAGCGCGGCCACCAGGTCTGGCCGTGCTGCGCGGCAGCGCGGTCAACCAGGACGGCGCGTCGAACGGCCTGACCGCCCCAACGGCCCCTCGCAGCAGCGCGTGA
- a CDS encoding acyltransferase domain-containing protein, whose product MEEAPAEGRAVPDETVPAGVVPLVVSARSTGSLAGQAGRLAAFVEDADGLPPADIAGALVSSRAVFGERAVVVAESGEEALAGLRALARGESAAGVVSGSAGAGAPGKVVWVFPGQGSQWAGMGRELLDSSPVFAERIAECAAALEPYVDWSLIDVLRGETEPELHGAGRCPSAGELRR is encoded by the coding sequence CTGGAAGAGGCGCCCGCCGAAGGGCGAGCCGTCCCGGACGAGACGGTGCCCGCGGGTGTGGTGCCGCTGGTGGTCTCCGCCCGGAGCACCGGCTCCCTGGCCGGCCAGGCCGGCCGGCTGGCGGCCTTCGTCGAGGACGCCGACGGGCTGCCGCCGGCGGACATCGCCGGGGCGCTGGTGTCGAGCCGTGCGGTCTTCGGTGAGCGTGCGGTCGTGGTGGCCGAGTCCGGCGAGGAGGCACTGGCAGGACTCCGGGCGCTGGCGCGGGGCGAGAGCGCGGCGGGTGTGGTGTCCGGCAGTGCCGGGGCCGGTGCGCCGGGCAAGGTGGTGTGGGTGTTCCCGGGGCAGGGTTCGCAGTGGGCGGGCATGGGACGTGAACTGCTCGACAGCTCCCCGGTGTTCGCGGAGCGGATCGCGGAGTGCGCGGCGGCCTTGGAGCCGTACGTGGACTGGTCGCTGATCGACGTCCTGCGCGGGGAGACCGAGCCCGAGCTCCATGGAGCGGGTCGATGTCCTTCAGCCGGCGAGCTTCGCCGGTGA
- a CDS encoding SDR family NAD(P)-dependent oxidoreductase: MGRGRRVLDGGYWYRNLRGQVGFGPAVADLMGQGHGVFVEVSAHPVLVQPITETADATDTDAVVTGSLRREDGGPRRLLASMAELFVRGVTVDWTGVLPQAAQTRPVDLPTYAFDHQHYWIRTTERATDAASLGLAGVDHPMLGAVVRLPQSDGLVFPSRLSLRTHPWLADHAVDGVVIVPGTGLVELAVRAGDEAGCLVLEELVIEAPLVVPEHRGVRVQVAVGGPSESGARTVEVYSQPEDAGDGGADAWTRHATGMLAATVQPGGSGTGFDFAAWPPAGAQPVDISGGYDLIAEVGYGYGPAFQAVRAVWRRGEELFAEVALPEDQRKEAGRFGIHPALLDAALHSPLLNGAAEHAPAGGAAEGDGTGPELRLPFAWNGLRLHAAGASVLRVRLAQPEPGALSLEAADEAGRLVVTMDSLVSRVVSAEQLERAAGTARTDSLYQVEWTEPPLNHGAEPSPSWVPVATAEQVATLADDVLSGIAPAPALAVLEAVTTDGGAEGAVVALAAQVLEVVQCWLDGPGLEESRLLVVTRGAVPAGDGAVTDPAGSAVWGLVRAAQAENPDRIILADIDPAADGGAEPVLGSVLACGEPQIAVRGTTVLVPRLVRAADHLPGAPVEFGPEGTVLISGAGSLGGLVTRHLVSRHGVRRLVLASRRGPEAEGVAELVADLAEQGAEVSVVACDVSDRGQVEALLASVPAEHPLTAVVHTAGVTDDGVIGTLTPERLARVFAPKVDAVRHLDELTRGLNLDAFIVYSSVSAVFMGAGSGSYAAANAFLDGLMASRRAAGEHGLSLAWGLWDQTTGMAANTDEIVKGRLNRRGGLLAMTPTEGMELFDAALGSAQALLVPAKLDLKAVRAGAAAGSGVPHMLRGLVRTGRQLAHTETGDDGRKLHDRLAGLTAAEQAKVLLDLVRAQVATVLGYGETYHFDAGQGLFEIGFDSLTAIELRNRLRNITETKLSPNLVFDYPTPGMLAAYLHELMCGAQAAQPAAVSV; encoded by the coding sequence GTGGGTCGAGGACGCCGGGTCCTGGACGGCGGGTACTGGTACCGCAACCTGCGGGGCCAGGTGGGCTTCGGTCCGGCCGTGGCCGACCTCATGGGTCAGGGTCACGGGGTGTTCGTGGAGGTCAGTGCCCATCCGGTGCTGGTCCAGCCGATCACCGAGACCGCCGACGCCACCGACACCGACGCGGTGGTCACCGGTTCGCTGCGCCGCGAGGACGGCGGCCCGCGCAGGCTCCTCGCCTCGATGGCCGAGCTCTTCGTCCGCGGCGTGACCGTGGACTGGACCGGTGTCCTGCCGCAGGCGGCGCAGACCCGGCCCGTCGACCTGCCGACCTACGCCTTCGACCACCAGCACTACTGGATCCGGACGACCGAACGGGCCACCGACGCCGCATCGCTCGGACTGGCCGGGGTCGATCACCCCATGCTGGGCGCGGTGGTACGGCTCCCGCAGTCGGACGGGCTGGTCTTCCCCTCGCGGCTGTCGCTGCGCACGCACCCCTGGCTGGCCGACCACGCCGTGGACGGTGTGGTCATCGTCCCCGGCACGGGTCTGGTGGAGCTCGCGGTGCGCGCCGGTGACGAGGCCGGGTGCCTCGTACTCGAAGAGCTGGTCATCGAGGCACCACTGGTGGTGCCCGAGCACCGCGGCGTCCGGGTCCAGGTCGCGGTGGGCGGACCGAGCGAGAGCGGTGCGCGCACGGTGGAGGTGTACTCCCAGCCCGAGGACGCCGGAGACGGCGGCGCGGATGCGTGGACGCGGCACGCCACCGGCATGCTGGCTGCCACGGTGCAGCCGGGTGGAAGCGGTACCGGGTTCGACTTCGCCGCCTGGCCGCCGGCCGGCGCGCAGCCGGTGGACATCAGCGGTGGCTACGATCTGATCGCGGAGGTCGGCTACGGCTACGGCCCCGCCTTCCAGGCCGTACGGGCGGTGTGGCGGCGCGGCGAGGAACTCTTCGCCGAGGTCGCCCTGCCCGAGGACCAGCGCAAGGAAGCCGGCCGGTTCGGCATCCACCCCGCCCTGCTCGACGCGGCCCTGCACTCGCCCCTGCTGAACGGCGCGGCGGAGCACGCTCCGGCCGGCGGCGCGGCCGAAGGCGACGGCACGGGGCCGGAGCTGCGGCTGCCGTTCGCATGGAACGGGCTGCGGCTGCACGCGGCGGGCGCCTCGGTGCTCCGCGTTCGCCTCGCACAGCCCGAGCCCGGAGCCCTGTCGCTGGAGGCGGCGGACGAGGCCGGTCGCCTGGTGGTGACGATGGACTCGCTGGTGTCCCGTGTGGTGTCCGCCGAGCAGTTGGAGAGGGCGGCCGGCACGGCGCGCACCGACTCGCTCTACCAGGTCGAGTGGACCGAACCGCCCCTGAACCACGGCGCGGAGCCTTCGCCCTCGTGGGTGCCGGTGGCCACGGCCGAACAGGTCGCGACCCTGGCCGACGACGTGCTCTCGGGCATCGCCCCGGCGCCGGCGCTGGCCGTACTGGAAGCCGTCACCACCGACGGCGGGGCCGAGGGGGCCGTCGTCGCACTGGCCGCCCAGGTGCTCGAAGTGGTGCAGTGCTGGCTGGACGGGCCCGGCCTGGAGGAGTCGCGGCTTCTCGTCGTGACGCGTGGCGCGGTCCCCGCCGGGGACGGTGCGGTGACCGACCCGGCCGGTTCGGCGGTGTGGGGTCTGGTGCGTGCCGCCCAGGCCGAGAACCCCGACCGGATCATCCTCGCGGACATCGACCCCGCCGCCGACGGCGGCGCGGAGCCGGTGCTGGGTTCGGTACTGGCCTGCGGTGAACCGCAGATCGCGGTACGGGGAACGACCGTCCTCGTGCCCCGGCTCGTCCGCGCCGCCGATCATCTCCCCGGCGCGCCGGTGGAGTTCGGGCCCGAGGGGACCGTACTGATCTCGGGAGCCGGTTCGCTCGGCGGACTGGTGACCCGGCACCTGGTTTCCCGCCATGGCGTACGGCGTCTGGTGCTGGCCAGCCGTCGGGGTCCGGAGGCGGAGGGTGTGGCGGAGCTGGTCGCCGACCTCGCCGAGCAGGGTGCCGAGGTCTCGGTGGTGGCCTGTGACGTGTCCGACCGCGGCCAGGTCGAGGCCCTGCTGGCCTCCGTACCGGCCGAACACCCGCTGACCGCAGTCGTGCACACCGCGGGCGTGACCGATGACGGTGTGATCGGGACGCTCACGCCGGAGCGGCTGGCGCGGGTGTTCGCTCCCAAGGTGGACGCGGTGCGCCACCTCGACGAGCTGACCCGGGGGCTGAACCTGGACGCGTTCATCGTCTACTCCTCCGTCTCGGCCGTGTTCATGGGCGCGGGCAGCGGCAGCTACGCGGCGGCCAACGCCTTCCTCGACGGTCTGATGGCAAGCCGCCGCGCGGCCGGTGAGCACGGCCTGTCCCTGGCCTGGGGCCTGTGGGACCAGACCACCGGCATGGCGGCCAACACCGACGAGATCGTCAAGGGCCGGCTCAACCGGCGTGGCGGCCTGCTGGCGATGACGCCCACGGAGGGCATGGAGCTGTTCGATGCCGCCCTGGGGTCCGCGCAGGCGCTGCTGGTGCCGGCCAAGTTGGATCTGAAGGCCGTACGGGCCGGCGCGGCCGCCGGCAGCGGGGTCCCGCACATGCTGCGCGGCCTGGTCCGCACGGGCCGGCAGCTGGCGCACACCGAAACCGGCGATGACGGGCGGAAGCTGCACGACCGGCTTGCCGGGCTGACCGCCGCCGAACAGGCGAAGGTGCTGCTCGACCTCGTGCGGGCCCAGGTCGCCACCGTCCTCGGCTACGGCGAGACGTACCACTTCGACGCGGGCCAGGGGCTCTTCGAGATCGGCTTCGACTCCCTCACCGCCATTGAGCTCCGCAACCGGCTCCGGAACATCACCGAGACGAAGCTCTCTCCCAACCTTGTCTTCGACTACCCGACGCCCGGAATGCTCGCCGCATACCTGCACGAGCTGATGTGCGGCGCACAGGCCGCACAGCCCGCCGCTGTCTCCGTCTGA